The Microbacterium sp. W4I20 genome segment GAACTGTTGGCGGAGAAGGCCATCATCGGCGTCTTCGACGAGGGCTGCATGGGCATGTACAACGCCATCTTCGACGACGAGCTGCTGAACAAGACCGGCATCTACAAGGAGCGCCTGTCGCAGTCGGCGCTGTACGCCGAGATGCTGAACGTGTCGGAGGACGAGGCGGATGCCGCCTACACCTGGCTGACCGACAAGGGCATGACCTTCGTCTACGGCGAGGATGCCGCCACCGAACTCACCCGCGAGCAGGTGCAGTGGCAGATGAAGATGTACATCGCCGCCCTCCGCATCGCGGACGACTTCGGCCTCGACGCGGTCGGCATCCAGTACCAGCAGGGTCTCAAGGACCTCGTCCCGGCATCCGACCTGGCCGAGGGCATGCTGAACTCGACCGAGCGTCCGCCGGTGACCTCGCGCGACGGCTCGCGCGTGCTGCACGAGGGCCGTGCGTTCCCGCACTTCAACGAGGCCGACGAGGGTGTCGCGGTCGACGCGCTGGTCACCGACCGGGTCTGGCGCGCGATGGGACTCGTGCCCGACAACACCCTGCACGACGTGCGCTGGGGTGAGGACTTCGACGGCCAGTTCGTCTGGGTCTACGAGATCTCGGGCTCGGTGCCGGCCTCGCACCTCGGCGGCTGGCAGAACGCCGAGGGCTGGCGCCAGGGCCACGTGTTCTTCCCGGCGGGTGGCGCGACGATCAACGGCGTCTCGAAGCCGGGCGAGATCGTGCTGTCGCGGGTGTTCATCGCCGACGGCATCCTGCAGGCCGACATCTTCCGCGCGTCGGTCGTCGAGCTGCCGGCCGAGGAGACGAAGCGCCGCAAGGACGCCACGAACCCGGAGTGGCCCATCGCGCACGTGGTGCTGCACGGCATCTCGCGCGACCAGTTCATGGCCCGGCACAAGGCGAACCACGCGCAGACCGTCTACGCGCCGGATGCCGAGACCGCCGACAAGGCTCTCATCGCGAAGGCCGCGATGTTCGCCGGCATGGGCATCAAGGTCAACCTCGTGGGAGACGTGAACCTCTGACCTGGACTGGTCTGGATCAGAAATGCCGCTCCCGCCTGGCCGGGGGCGGCATTTCTGATCCACCGTCTTCTCATGACCCTTCAGCTCGCGTGACTTAAGCGATATAGTCGGCGGCAGGTCGCGCCGATGCGGCCAGATCTCGACATCGATGATGAAGGAGACGATCTGTCATGAGTCAGTCACGCATCAGGAGTCACCGGTTCCGAAAGGGCCTCGCGGCCGTGGCGGGACTTGCCGTCGCCGCAGCCGGTGCTGTCGCTGCCGGCCCGGCCGCCGCGGACGAGACGCCCGACGTCGACCCGCAGCTCGCGGTCTACGTCGAGGTGAACTCGAACGATTTAGCGAACGTCGCCGACTACACGCTCGCCGATTCGGGGGAGGCCGCCATCGACATGGCGATGATCTTCGCCGCCAACATCAACTACGACGGCGAGAAGGCGTACCTGCACTTCAACGAGCGCGTCACCGAGACGCTGAACGACGCCGAGAACCAGATCCGACCCGTGCAGGAGCAGGGCACGAAGGTGCTGCTGTCCGTGCTCGGCAATCACCAGGGCGCCGGGTTCGCGAACTTCACCTCCTACGAGCAGGCGGATGCTTTCGCCGCACAGCTCGCCGACGCGGTGACCACCTACGGGCTCGACGGGATCGACTTCGACGACGAGTGGACCGAGTACGGCGCGAACGGCACCCCGCAGCCCAACGCGCAGTCGTTCGGCTGGCTGGCCACGGCGCTCCGCGAGCGGATCGGTGACGACAAGATCATCAGCCTCTACGCGATCGGCCCCTCGTACACGACGACGGACTTCACCTCCTTCGATGCCGAGGGTGTGCTCGACTACGCCTGGAACCCGTACTACCCGACCTACGACGCCCCGACGGTGCCCGGGCTCGAGGACCGCACGCGCATCGGCGCCGCGGCGATCGACCTCGCGAACACCAGCGCGGCGACAGCGGCGGACTTCGCGAACCGCACGATCGCCGACGGATACGGCGTCTACGTGGCGTACGACCTCACCGCGACGGATCAGTCGGCCTACCTCTCCGGAATCACCCAGGCGCTCAAGGGCGAGGCGACCGAGTACCGCGCGGCGCCGAAGGACCGCACCGCTCCGACCGTGACGGTGAAGCAGGGAGCGGGGTTCACGAGCGGATCCGCCGAGGCGTACTCGAAGGTCAGCTTCAAGCTCTACGACGCGGGCAAGATCGATCGGCTCAGCGTCAACGGCGTCGTGAAGGACCTCACCGACAACACCTGGAGCGACCTCAACTTCGTGAAGCCCGGAGCGTTCGGCGCGGTCGCCGGGTCGAACACGCTTGAGGTGCTCGACGTCGCGGGCAACCGCACCCAGGTGTCGTTCGTGCTGGCGGGCTGATCTCGACCCGAACTCTTCAGTCCAGGTCGAAGAGCTCGAGCTGACGGATCGTGACCTCGGCCTCCGCTCGCACGCGGAGCGCCGAGGTCTCGATGCGCTCGGCCAGAGTGAACGGCGTCGTCCGGTTCGGTAGCAGCGCCGCCTGATGGGTCGTGTGGACAGGAACCCACTCGTCATCCGCCCCGAGAACTTCCCAACGGAGGGCGGAAGCGGATGCTGCGCCCACGGTCGTCACGGTCAGGTCGCTGATGGCGCGGGGTGCGGGGAACCGCCAGCCCACCCACTCCCCGGCGTGCAGCGCGGTGCCGGCATCACCCGAGAGTGCGCCGTCGTCGAACACCCGCTCGGGGTGGGAAAGTCCGGGGGAGGAGATCACCTGGCCATCGCCGGACGTCAGGTCGGAGTGCCACCCATCCATGGCTCGGGCCGATGACGGGGCGCCGGTCTCGAGCGCCGCCGCCGGGTCGACGCCGAACTCCAGTTCGAGCACGGCGTCTCCTACGAGCGCGTCGATCGGCAGCTCCGCGTTCGACAGAAGGATGCCGTCGAGCCGCGCCTCCTGCAGGATGTGAGCCAAGGGCTCGCTGCGCCGAGACACGACGCGCAGCGAGGAGCCGTCGCCGCGATCGACCCGGATGTCGTCGAACAGCGGCGACCCGATCCGCAGCATGCCCGAGGCGAGCTCCAGCGGGTACAGCCCGAGCGCGGCCCACAGCCACCACGCACTCATCTCGCCGTTGTCCTCGTCGCCGGGGAACCCCTGGCCGATGTGCGCGCCGGCGAACAGGCGCCCGGCGAGGTCGTGCACGAGGGCGCCGGTCCGCCACGGCTGGTCACTGAACGCGTACATGAACGGGATGTGGTGCGCCGGCTGATTCGAGATCGCGCACATGCCGGAGCGCAGCGCGCGCGCCTCCCGCTGCTCGTGGATGACCGTGCCGTAGGCGCCGCCGAACCGCTCGTCCGCGGTCTCCGGTTCGGCGAACAGGGCGTCGAGGTGTCGACGGAGACCGGCGGGACCGCCGTAGAGGGCGGCCAGACCGACGCCGTCGTGCACGGCCCCGACCGACATGCCCCAGGCGTTCGTCTCGACGTTGTCTCCGCCCCAGGTCCGCGGGTCGAAGCCGTCTGCGGCGGCGAAGGCTCCTCGGTCGTCTCTGCCGCGGAAGAACCCGGTCTCGTTGTCGAACAGCGTGCGGTACGACCGCGCCCGGTTGGCGAAGTACCGGGAGAAGGACCGGTAGCGCGCGGCATCCGCCACAGACTCCGTGTCGGCAGCGAGCCGCGAGGCGAACCGACCGAGCGCGGCGTCGCTCACCGCGTTCTCGATGCTCCAGCTCATCCCTTCGGGGACGCCCGAGGAGATGTATCCGGTGAAGCGACCTCGGGCGATGCCTTTGCGGCCGCGGCGGGCGTCGGGCCCCGGCTCGCAGGCGTTGCGCCATCCGCTCTCGAACGCGGCGACGCGGTCGAACCCCACGTCCCAGCGCGCGGCGTCGGCGAAGATCTGATCGCTGGAGGTGCCGACCATGCTGTCGACGTACCCCGGGGCGCTCCACCGCGCCATCCATCCTCCGCGGCGGTGCTGCTCGAGCTGGCCGTCGAGCAGCCGTCCGGCGAGTGCGGGATCGAGAAGGGCGAGCGCCGGCCACTCGGTGCGATAGGTGTCCCAGTAGCCGTTGTTGACGACGAGTTCTCCGTCGGCGACAGGGTCTCCCTCGGCGCCGGTGGCGTCGGCGAACACGTCGGCGAATCGCCAGACCGGCGCATCGCGCGTGCCGGTGTTCTCGCCCGCGGTGTTCGGATACAGGTGCATCCGGTGGAGGGCGGCAGCGATTCGCGCCCGGTGCTCCTCGTCGGCGAGCGAGCGGTACGGGGCTTCTTCCTCCGGCAGCGGCGGGATCGTGACGCGCCCCAGCAGGCGATTCCAGGATGCCGCCGATGTCTCACGCAGCTGCCCGAAGGACACCTCCGAGGGTGCCTCGATCGCGAGGCTGCGCCTGGCCTGCGCGACCGACAGGAACGAGACCGCGATCCGCACCTCGAGCGACCCGTGTCCGCTCACGAAGCCGGCGACCTCGCTCCGGCCGTCGTCATCGAGACGGCCGCAATCGCCCCCGCCACCAGGCAGTACGACGCCGGCGAAGAAGCAGCGGGGTGCGTTGCCCCAGTCCTCCGGCCCTTCCGGGATCCAGCCCTCGAACCCTCCGACATCCGCCCATTCGAGGCGTCCGTCAGCGTTGAGCTGATCGATCACGAAGCCGATCCGGGCGTCGGAGTCCGCACTCTGCACGCGGAAGGCCGCGGCGTGCGAGGTCGCCGTCATCTCGACGTGCAGCCCGTCGCCGAGGTCGGCCGCATACTCGTGCGGACGCGCGCGCTCGCTGCCGGGGACGATCCAACGGCGGCGACCCGCGCGCTGCGACACCGGTCGGCCGACGAACGGCATCAGCTGCAGTACCGAGCGATCGCCGATCCACGGGCTGGGCTGATGCGAGAACTGGAGCGCCTCGAGGCGGCGGCCCTGCGGGTCGTCGTGCACGAAGGGGCGGTACGGCCAGCGCGAGTCGGCAGCATCCGTCGCCGGAGTCACGAAGGTGAAGCCGTGCGGCACGGCCACCGCCGGGATCGTGTTTCCGCGCGAGAACCGCGGACCCGAGTGCGAGCCGCGCCTGGTGTCGACCTGTTCGACGGGAGTGAGGGGTGCGGATGCCGCGGGCTGCTCGACCGTGACCTGCACGTATCCCGAGACCTCGCCAGGGAGAGCCTCGGCTCCCGCCAGCGAGCCAGCGCCGAGCACGACCTCGACCGTTCCGCGGCGATCTGCCACCGGCGCGAGCGAGACGGTGTCGGCATTCCACTGTTCCGGCATACTCCAGCGCGCGCCGAACTGCTCCTCTGCGGTGATCGGGAAGTCGTACCGATCGCGGACCGCCGCGATCTCGCTCAGTCGGCTGCCGTCGGCGAATCGCACATCGACCGCCACCGCAAGCGCCGCATGCGGGGCCAGCGTCGCCGCAGGCCCGTCGGCGTAGAACGCCCAGTGCAGCACGGTCTCCCGCGAGAACGTGAGATCCGCGAGCCCCGGCACATCGATCCGCTGCTCACCCGCCGCCGGGTCGAACGCGAACGAGAACACAGGGCCGGCCAGCACGCCCGCGCGGGGACGCGAAGAGGGAGGATCCGCCGGACCGTCGGCCGGAGAGAGGTGCACGGTGCTCACCCCTTGATCGCGCCCTCCTGCACGCCCTTGAAGAAGAATCGCTGCGTGAACGAGAACATGATCACGATCGGCACGAGCGCGATCATGGTCCCGGCGGCGATCAGTCGCGGGTCGA includes the following:
- a CDS encoding fucose isomerase; protein product: MTTYTLPTPASRPASAPQTAYLIASGDLREAANTGGWPVQVELEAGVTGVFEGLGWTVIRANEVDPTTGHGFISSQRMGLEVFKNIPTDAPLIVAEAVWQYSHHVLAGLRTHRGPILTVANFAGDWPGLVGLLGLNAGLTKMDKPYASIWSVDFTDDWFKAGIKEWTETGSITHDGSHVRALPELPDSPEKQLGEALAAELLAEKAIIGVFDEGCMGMYNAIFDDELLNKTGIYKERLSQSALYAEMLNVSEDEADAAYTWLTDKGMTFVYGEDAATELTREQVQWQMKMYIAALRIADDFGLDAVGIQYQQGLKDLVPASDLAEGMLNSTERPPVTSRDGSRVLHEGRAFPHFNEADEGVAVDALVTDRVWRAMGLVPDNTLHDVRWGEDFDGQFVWVYEISGSVPASHLGGWQNAEGWRQGHVFFPAGGATINGVSKPGEIVLSRVFIADGILQADIFRASVVELPAEETKRRKDATNPEWPIAHVVLHGISRDQFMARHKANHAQTVYAPDAETADKALIAKAAMFAGMGIKVNLVGDVNL
- a CDS encoding glycoside hydrolase domain-containing protein, producing the protein MSTVHLSPADGPADPPSSRPRAGVLAGPVFSFAFDPAAGEQRIDVPGLADLTFSRETVLHWAFYADGPAATLAPHAALAVAVDVRFADGSRLSEIAAVRDRYDFPITAEEQFGARWSMPEQWNADTVSLAPVADRRGTVEVVLGAGSLAGAEALPGEVSGYVQVTVEQPAASAPLTPVEQVDTRRGSHSGPRFSRGNTIPAVAVPHGFTFVTPATDAADSRWPYRPFVHDDPQGRRLEALQFSHQPSPWIGDRSVLQLMPFVGRPVSQRAGRRRWIVPGSERARPHEYAADLGDGLHVEMTATSHAAAFRVQSADSDARIGFVIDQLNADGRLEWADVGGFEGWIPEGPEDWGNAPRCFFAGVVLPGGGGDCGRLDDDGRSEVAGFVSGHGSLEVRIAVSFLSVAQARRSLAIEAPSEVSFGQLRETSAASWNRLLGRVTIPPLPEEEAPYRSLADEEHRARIAAALHRMHLYPNTAGENTGTRDAPVWRFADVFADATGAEGDPVADGELVVNNGYWDTYRTEWPALALLDPALAGRLLDGQLEQHRRGGWMARWSAPGYVDSMVGTSSDQIFADAARWDVGFDRVAAFESGWRNACEPGPDARRGRKGIARGRFTGYISSGVPEGMSWSIENAVSDAALGRFASRLAADTESVADAARYRSFSRYFANRARSYRTLFDNETGFFRGRDDRGAFAAADGFDPRTWGGDNVETNAWGMSVGAVHDGVGLAALYGGPAGLRRHLDALFAEPETADERFGGAYGTVIHEQREARALRSGMCAISNQPAHHIPFMYAFSDQPWRTGALVHDLAGRLFAGAHIGQGFPGDEDNGEMSAWWLWAALGLYPLELASGMLRIGSPLFDDIRVDRGDGSSLRVVSRRSEPLAHILQEARLDGILLSNAELPIDALVGDAVLELEFGVDPAAALETGAPSSARAMDGWHSDLTSGDGQVISSPGLSHPERVFDDGALSGDAGTALHAGEWVGWRFPAPRAISDLTVTTVGAASASALRWEVLGADDEWVPVHTTHQAALLPNRTTPFTLAERIETSALRVRAEAEVTIRQLELFDLD
- a CDS encoding endo-beta-N-acetylglucosaminidase H; translation: MSQSRIRSHRFRKGLAAVAGLAVAAAGAVAAGPAAADETPDVDPQLAVYVEVNSNDLANVADYTLADSGEAAIDMAMIFAANINYDGEKAYLHFNERVTETLNDAENQIRPVQEQGTKVLLSVLGNHQGAGFANFTSYEQADAFAAQLADAVTTYGLDGIDFDDEWTEYGANGTPQPNAQSFGWLATALRERIGDDKIISLYAIGPSYTTTDFTSFDAEGVLDYAWNPYYPTYDAPTVPGLEDRTRIGAAAIDLANTSAATAADFANRTIADGYGVYVAYDLTATDQSAYLSGITQALKGEATEYRAAPKDRTAPTVTVKQGAGFTSGSAEAYSKVSFKLYDAGKIDRLSVNGVVKDLTDNTWSDLNFVKPGAFGAVAGSNTLEVLDVAGNRTQVSFVLAG